In Anas platyrhynchos isolate ZD024472 breed Pekin duck chromosome 7, IASCAAS_PekinDuck_T2T, whole genome shotgun sequence, one genomic interval encodes:
- the MCM6 gene encoding DNA replication licensing factor MCM6, whose amino-acid sequence MDLAAAAGGGAAAAAPQQLRDEVAEKCQKLFLAFLEEFQNSDGEVKYLRDAEELIRPERNTLIVSFVDLEQFNQQLSTTVQEEFYRVYPYLCRAVKTFARDHGNIPSNKDFYVAFQDLPTRHKIRELTSAKIGSLMRISGQVVRTHPVHPELVSGTFLCLDCQTVIKDVEQQFKYTQPNICRNPVCANRRRFLLDTNKSRFVDFQKVRIQETQAELPRGSIPRSVEVILRAEAVESAQAGDKCDFTGSLIVVPDVAQLSTPGVRAETSSRLSGTEGYETEGIRGLRALGVRELSYKLVFLACYVAPTNPRFGGKELRDEEQTAESIKNQMTVKEWEKVFEMSQDKNLYHNLCTSLFPTIHGNDEVKRGVLLMLFGGVPKTTSEGTSLRGDINVCVVGDPSTAKSQFLKHVDEFSPRAVYTSGKASSAAGLTAAVVKDEESHEFVIEAGALMLADNGVCCIDEFDKMDLRDQVAIHEAMEQQTISITKAGVKATLNARTSILAAANPVGGRYDRSKSLKQNINLSAPIMSRFDLFFILVDECNEVTDYAIARRIVDLHARVEESVDRVYSLDDIRRYLLFARQFKPKISKESEDFIVEQYKRLRQRDGSGVTKSSWRITVRQLESMIRLSEAMARMHCCDEVHPKHVKEAFRLLNKSIIRVETPDINLDQEDEQQMEDQEDQDGVNGAAEPPAGVNGLVNGINGHSEDTNKDGAPKASLRLGFSEYRRISNLLVLHLRKAEEEEDDSSLKKSELINWYLKEIESEIESEEELINKKKIIERVIHRLTRYDHILIELSQSGLRGSREEETFDEDPYLVVNPNYLLED is encoded by the exons ATGGacctggcggcggcggcgggcggcggggcggcagcggcggcgccTCAGCAGCTGCGGGATGAGGTGGCCGAGAAGTGCCAGAAGCTGTTCCTGGCCTTCCTGGAGGA GTTCCAGAACAGTGATGGGGAAGTCAAATACCTGCGTGATGCTGAAGAACTGATTCGGCCAGAGCGGAACACGCTGATCGTCAGCTTTGTGGATTTGGAGCAGTTCAATCAGCAGCTCTCTACCACTGTTCAGGAGGAATTTTACAG ggTTTATCCTTACCTTTGCCGAGCAGTAAAGACTTTTGCCAGAGACCATGGAAATATTCCCTCAAACAAGGATTTCTATGTTGCCTTCCAAGATCTGCCTACCAGGCACAA AATTCGAGAACTGACATCGGCGAAAATTGGCTCTCTGATGCGTATCAGTGGACAGGTGGTACGTACCCACCCAGTTCATCCTGAGCTTGTAAGTGGAACCTTCCTGTGCCTGGACTGTCAGACAGTGATAAAAGATGTGGAACAGCAATTTAAATACACGCAGCCAAACATCTGCAGAAACCCAGTCTGTGCCAACAGAAGGAGATTCCTGCTGGACACAAACAAATCAAGATTTGTTGACTTCCAAAAG GTCCGCATTCAGGAGACACAGGCTGAGCTGCCGCGAGGCAGCATTCCTCGCAGCGTGGAGGTGATCTTGCGTGCAGAAGCAGTGGAGTCTGCCCAGGCAGGTGACAAATGTGACTTCACAGGATCACTGATTGTCGTGCCTGATGTGGCTCAGCTCTCAACACCAg GAGTGCGCGCGGAAACCAGCTCCCGGCTGAGCGGGACAGAGGGCTACGAAACCGAAGGCATCCGAGGACTTCGTGCCCTTGGAGTCAGAGAACTGTCCTATAAACTAGTCTTTCTAGCCTGTTACGTCGCACCAACAAATCCACGG TTTGGTGGAAAAGAGCTCCGAGATGAAGAACAGACTGCAGAAAGCATCAAAAACCAAATGACCGTGAAAGAGTGGGAGAAGGTGTTTGAAATGAGCCAAGATAAGAACCTTTATCACAATCTGTGTACCAGCCTCTTCCCCACTATCCATG GTAATGATGAAGTGAAACGGGGGGTCCTGCTGATGCTTTTTGGAGGAGTCCCTAAGACCACTTCTGAAGGCACTTCTTTGCGTGGGGACATCAATGTTTGTGTTGTTGGCGATCCAAGTACAGCCAAGAGTCAATTTCTAAA GCACGTGGATGAATTCAGTCCTCGCGCTGTATACACCAGCGGAAAAGCCTCCAGTGCTGCTGGTCTAACAGCAGCTGTTGTAAAAGATGAAGAGTCACATGAGTTTGTAATTGAAGCTGGAGCACTGATGTTGGCAGATAAT GGTGTATGTTGCATTGATGAATTTGACAAAATGGACTTGCGGGATCAAGTTGCCATCCATGAAGCAATGGAGCAGCAGACAATATCCATTACTAAAGCCGGAGTAAAG gctACCTTGAATGCCAGGACCTCCATTTTAGCTGCAGCAAACCCAGTTGGTGGGCGCTATGATAGATCCAAGTCATTGAAACAGAATATAAACTTATCTGCTCCCATCATGTCTCGGTTTGATCTCTTCTTCATTCTTGTGGATGAATGTAATGAG GTTACAGATTATGCCATTGCCAGACGTATAGTGGATCTGCATGCCAGAGTAGAAGAATCTGTTGATCGTGTGTATTCATTAGACGATATCAGAAGGTATCTGCTGTTTGCAAGACAGTTTAAACCCAAG ATATCCAAGGAGTCTGAGGACTTTATAGTGGAGCAGTATAAACGGCTACGGCAGCGCGATGGCTCTGGAGTGACAAAGTCATCTTGGAGAATCACAGTGCGGCAGCTGGAAAGCATGATTCGGCTCTCTGAAGCTATGGCCCGTATGCACTGCTGTGATGAG GTTCACCCAAAGCATGTGAAGGAGGCTTTCAGGCTTTTAAATAAATCCATCATTAGAGTTGAGACTCCTGACATCAATTTAGACCAAGAAGATGAACAGCAAATGGAGGATCAAGAAGACCAAGATGGAGTCAATG GTGCAGCAGAACCTCCAGCTGGGGTTAATGGCCTTGTGAATGGGATCAATGGCCATTCTGAGGACACGAACAAGGATGGTGCACCAAAAGCTTCTCTTAGGCTGGGCTTCTCTGAATACCGACGAATTTCTAATCTTCTTGTGCTGCACCTcaggaaagcagaggaag AAGAGGACGATTCGTCATTAAAGAAGAGTGAACTTATTAATTGGTATCTAAAGGAAATTGAATCTGAAATAGAATCTGAAGAAGagctaataaataaaaagaagatcATAGAGAGAGTCATTCACCGACTTACACgttat